In Halobaculum rubrum, the following are encoded in one genomic region:
- a CDS encoding ABC transporter ATP-binding protein produces MSEPLLTVENLKTQFFTEEGTVRAVDGVSFEVNESELVGLVGESGAGKSVAAQSIMRLVEEPGRIVDGTVTFDGKKLIDIVETPDGRMEESDEMLSNREMREQIRGREIAIVFQDPMESLNPVFKVGAQLREFIELNRGVGESEAKTIAVDMLREVGIPEPETRYDDYPHEFSGGMRQRVLIAMALACEPRLIIADEPTTALDVTVEGQILDLVSDLQDRYDTAFLWVTHDMGVVAEICDRVNVMYLGEVVEEAEVDDLFHDTKHPYTEALLRSMPRPDRTIESLDPIKGVMPEAINPPSGCRFHTRCPEAREACREFHPEYHDVSDAAEAPHRVSCIKFESVGYEHSEPLETEATGAFAGGLAEMRGDDSQETAGVSGGEVDE; encoded by the coding sequence ATGTCCGAACCACTACTCACAGTCGAGAACCTGAAGACCCAGTTCTTCACCGAGGAAGGCACCGTCCGCGCGGTCGACGGCGTGAGCTTCGAGGTCAACGAGAGCGAACTCGTCGGCCTCGTCGGCGAATCCGGCGCCGGCAAGTCGGTCGCCGCCCAGTCGATCATGCGGCTCGTCGAGGAGCCGGGGCGGATCGTCGACGGCACCGTCACGTTCGACGGGAAGAAGCTGATCGACATCGTGGAGACACCCGACGGCCGGATGGAGGAGTCCGACGAGATGCTCTCGAACCGGGAGATGCGCGAGCAGATCCGCGGCCGCGAGATCGCGATCGTCTTCCAGGACCCCATGGAGTCGCTCAATCCGGTGTTCAAGGTGGGCGCCCAGCTCCGGGAGTTCATCGAGTTGAACCGGGGCGTCGGCGAGTCGGAGGCGAAGACGATCGCCGTCGACATGCTCCGGGAGGTCGGCATTCCCGAACCCGAGACCCGATACGACGACTACCCCCACGAGTTCTCCGGCGGGATGCGCCAGCGCGTGCTGATCGCGATGGCGCTGGCGTGTGAGCCGCGGCTCATCATCGCCGACGAGCCGACGACCGCGCTCGACGTGACCGTCGAGGGACAGATCCTCGATCTGGTCAGCGACCTCCAGGACCGGTACGACACCGCGTTCCTGTGGGTCACCCACGACATGGGCGTCGTCGCGGAGATCTGCGACCGGGTGAACGTCATGTATCTCGGCGAGGTCGTCGAGGAGGCCGAGGTCGACGACCTGTTTCACGACACGAAACACCCCTACACCGAGGCGCTGCTGCGGTCGATGCCCCGACCCGACCGGACTATCGAGTCGCTCGACCCGATCAAGGGGGTGATGCCGGAGGCGATCAACCCGCCCTCCGGCTGCCGGTTCCATACGCGCTGCCCGGAGGCCCGGGAGGCGTGCAGGGAGTTCCACCCGGAGTACCACGACGTGAGCGACGCCGCCGAAGCCCCACACCGGGTGTCGTGCATCAAGTTCGAGAGCGTCGGCTACGAACACAGCGAACCGCTGGAGACGGAGGCGACCGGCGCCTTCGCGGGCGGGCTCGCCGAGATGCGCGGCGACGACAGCCAGGAGACCGCCGGCGTGTCCGGAGGTGAGGTCGATGAGTGA
- a CDS encoding ABC transporter permease, whose amino-acid sequence MATTTGSEPDSRTENESQPAESDPDQPAANVGWRYTVSQVRRDPTALAGLGIIGVATLVAVVAFIDQSVLPIFGIEQYAIAQAVWMSPNAEVAPQLLPPAWTTNVFGEGTWTHPLGTDDRGRDILARVFYGTRIAISVGVIATTIALVAGTVVGSVAGYYGGRIDDVLMRAAETLYAIPFLVLVIVFMVAFGRNLTFAMIGVGIANIPTFARLIRSRVLSVREEDYIEAARAAGVRDRNIISRHVIPNSFAPVLVQATLQIGVAILIVAGLSFLGFGAQPPTPSWGQMLSQSRDYMLPDPWFSIWPGLAILITVVGFNLLGDGLRDALDPRINN is encoded by the coding sequence ATGGCGACGACAACCGGATCCGAACCCGACTCGCGAACCGAGAACGAATCACAGCCCGCCGAGTCCGACCCCGACCAACCCGCCGCGAACGTCGGGTGGCGCTACACCGTCTCGCAGGTCCGTCGCGACCCGACGGCGCTGGCGGGGCTGGGGATCATCGGGGTCGCGACGCTCGTCGCGGTCGTCGCGTTCATCGATCAGTCCGTCCTCCCGATATTCGGGATCGAACAGTACGCCATCGCGCAGGCGGTGTGGATGAGTCCCAACGCCGAGGTCGCCCCCCAGTTGCTGCCGCCGGCGTGGACGACCAACGTCTTCGGCGAGGGGACGTGGACCCACCCGCTGGGCACCGACGACCGCGGGCGCGACATCCTCGCGCGGGTGTTCTACGGCACGCGCATCGCCATCTCCGTCGGCGTCATCGCGACGACCATCGCGCTGGTGGCCGGGACGGTCGTCGGGTCGGTCGCCGGCTACTACGGCGGTCGGATCGACGACGTGCTGATGCGTGCCGCCGAGACGCTGTACGCCATCCCGTTTCTCGTGCTCGTCATCGTGTTCATGGTCGCGTTCGGTCGCAACCTCACGTTCGCGATGATCGGCGTCGGGATCGCCAACATTCCGACGTTCGCCCGGCTCATCCGCTCGCGGGTGTTGTCGGTGCGCGAGGAGGACTACATCGAGGCCGCACGTGCGGCCGGCGTACGCGACCGCAACATCATCTCCAGACACGTCATCCCGAACAGCTTCGCGCCCGTCCTGGTGCAGGCGACCCTGCAGATCGGCGTGGCGATCCTCATCGTCGCCGGGCTGTCGTTCCTCGGCTTCGGCGCACAGCCCCCCACGCCCTCGTGGGGACAGATGCTCTCGCAGTCGCGCGACTACATGCTGCCCGACCCGTGGTTCAGTATCTGGCCCGGGCTGGCGATCCTCATCACCGTGGTCGGCTTCAACCTGCTCGGCGACGGGCTCCGCGACGCGCTCGACCCCCGTATCAACAACTGA